TGGAATCGCCGGTGTGGACGCCCATCGGATCGACATTCTCGATCGAGCAGATGATGATGCAATTGTCCGCGCGGTCGCGGACCACCTCCATCTCATACTCCTTCCAGCCGAGCAGCGATTCCTCGATCAGCACCTCGGTGGTGGGGGACAGGTCCAGCCCGCGCCGGACGATCTCGATGAACTCCTCGCGGTTGTAGGCGATGCCACCGCCGGTCCCGCCCATCGTGAAGCTGGGGCGGATGATGGCGGGAAGGCCCACCTTCTCAAGCCCTTCGAGCGCTTCCTTCTCGCTGTGTGCGATATGGCTGCGCGCGCTTTCCAGCCCGATCTTATCCATCGCGTTGCGGAACTTCAGCCGGTCCTCGGCCTTGTCGATCGCATCGGCGTCGGCGCCGATCATCTGCACGCCGAACTTCTCCAGCGTGCCGTCGCGGAACAGCGCCAGCGCGGTGTTGAGCGCGGTCTGCCCGCCCATCGTCGGCAGGACGGCGTCGGGCCGCTCCTTCTCGATGATCTTCGCGACGACCTCGGGCGTGATCGGCTCGACATAGGTCGCGTCGGCCAGCTCGGGATCGGTCATGATCGTCGCCGGGTTCGAATTGACCAGGACGATGCGATAGCCCTCTTCCTTGAGCGCCTTGATCGCCTGCGTGCCCGAATAATCGAACTCGCACGCCTGCCCGATGATGATCGGGCCCGCGCCGATGACGAGGATGGAGGAGATGTCGGTGCGTTTGGGCATTGCTATGTCAATCTCGTTGCATACGTTGATTGCAGTGCAATCACGGGAGACAGAAGGTGGGCAGCGTCACCATCCGGAATCTGGACGATGCGGTGAAGCGGAGTGCGCGACTGGAAGCGGCCCGGAACGGGCGATCGCTGGAGGCGGAACTGCGGGCGTTGCTGGAGCGCAGCTATCCGCCCGCCGCGAACGATCGCGCGGCGCAGGTACGCGCGATGTCCAGCGACGCCTTCGTCGAGCACCTCGTCCGCACCGCGAACGGCGCCTCGCTGGAGACGGTCGAACGTCCGCGCGACGACGCGGCGGATGTCTTCGGTGCTGGTTGACACCAACGTCTGGAGCGAATTGTCGCGACCGCACCCCGATGACAGGGTCTGCAGCTGGTTCGCCGCCAACCTGTCGACCTGCATGCTGTCGTCGATCGTCCTGGCCGAGATGCGATACGGCGTCGCGCTGGCCGAGGGACAAAGACGCGACACGCTCGACTCCTTCGTCTCCGACATCGCGACACGACTGGCCGACCGGATCGTCGACTTCGACGCGGAGGCCGCCGCCGTCTGGGGCGCGATGCGCGCACGGCTCCAGCCCTCGGGCACGCTGATCGGCGAATGCGACATGTTCATCGCCGCGCAGGCGATGGCGCGCGGCGTCCCGCTGGTGACGCGGAACGTCTCCGACATGGCGAGGACCGGCGCGATCATCGTCAACCCCTGGGAGGGCTGACGCGGCGGCCGTCGTGCAGCGCCCCCACGAACCGCTCGAACAGGTAGAAGCTGTCCTGCGGCCCCGGGCTCGCCTCGGGGTGATACTGGACCGAGAACGCGGGGCGATCGGTCAGTTCCAGCCCGGCGTTCGACCCGTCGAACAGCGACACGTGCGTCTCGCGCGCATTCTGCGGCAGCGTCTCACGTTCGACCGCGAAGCCGTGGTTCATGCTGGTGATTTCGACCGCGCCGTCGCTCAACCGCTTGACCGGGTGATTGGCGCCGCGGTGGCCCTGGAACATCTTGGTCGTCTTCGCACCGACCGCCAGGCCGAGCAGCTGGTGGCCCAGGCAGATGCCGAACAGCGGCAGCTTCGTATCGAGCAGCTGCCGGATCACCGGCACCGCATAGGCGCCGGTCGCGGCGGGGTCGCCGGGGCCGTTCGACAGGAAGATGCCGTCCGGGTTCAGCGCCATGATCTCGTCGAAGGTCGCCTGAGCGGGCACCACCGACACCTTAGCCCCCGCCTGAACGAGATTGCGGAAGATGTTGAACTTGCTGCCATAGTCGATCGCGACGACGTGCGGACGCTCGCCCCCGTCGGCCGCGCCGTAACCGAAGCCGAGCCGCCAGATGCCGCCCTCCCACGTGCCGTGCGTCTCGCGCGTCACGTCCTTGGCGAGGTCCATCCCCTCCAGCCCCGGCCAGTCGCGCGCCATGGCGAGCAGCGCGGGCAGGTCGAACCGGCCCTCGGGCGAGTGCGCGACGACGCCGTTGGGCGCGCCGCCGGTGCGGATGCGGCGGGTCAGCGCGCGCGTGTCGATGCCGGCGAGGCCGATGCGCGTGTGCCGCCGCATCCAGCCGTGGAGATTCTCCATCGCGCGGAAGCTGGACGGCGCGGTCGGATCCTCGCGCACGATCATCGCCAGCGCGTGCGGATCGTCCGCCTCGACGTCGTCCGGATTGGCGCCGACGTTGCCGATGTGCGGGAAGGTGAAGGTGATGATCTGCCCCGCGAAGGACGGGTCGGTCATGATCTCCTGATACCCGGTCATCGCGGTGTGGAAACACACCTCGCCCACCGCCGCACCTTCCGCGCCGAAGCCGCGGCCCCATGCCACCTCGCCATTCGCCAGGACGACGACGCCGGTGGCGCCTTCCGGTTGGGGGACGCGCGAAATGTCGGGCTCAGCCATGATCGGCGGGCACTCCTCAGGGTGTTTGCAGCAATGTCGCTAAGTCCCGCCCGCTAGTCCCCCGGCCCCGCAACGTCAACCGGCCACTCGCCTCGCGAAGCGGGTGGCGCTATCGCAGCGGGCATGATTCGAGACGACATCAAGCAAGCCCAGATCGCCGCCATGAAGGCCGGCGACAAGGAAACCCGCGCCGCGATCGGCCTGATCCAGGCGGCGGTGAAGAACCGCGACATAGAGTTGAGAGGGGGGGAAGCGCGCACCGGCGGCGCGCCCGCGGACGACGACGCGCTGGTGATCGAGGTGCTCCAGAAGATGGTCAAGCAGCGCCGCGAATCGATCGCGATGTTCGAGCAGGGCGGGCGCACCGAACTGGCGGCCGCCGAGGCCGCGGAGGTGGCAGTGATCGAGCGCTTCCTCCCCGCGCAGATGAGCGAGGAGGAGACGAAGGCCGCGATCGAGGCGATCAAGGTGGAGCTGGGCGCGGCCGGCATGAAGGACATGGGCCGCGTGATGGCGGAGCTGAAGGCGCGGCATGCGACGACGCTGGACATGAGCAAGGCGTCGGGACTGGTGAAGGCGGCGCTGTCCTAGGCACTTCACGACATCCGTCATTCCCGCGCAGGCGGGAATGACGGGTCGGTTTGGTTCGCGCGAAGACGCGAAGACGCGAAGAAGGTTGCTTCACGCGGAGGCGCGGAGGCGCGGAGGCGCGGAGGGTTTCGCTTTCGCCGGATGCCCCGAGCCGCGCCGGCGGCTCATCAAGGGGCAAGCCGGGAGCATCGTTTGCGCTGACGCGCAGCATGGCCCCGGGCGCATCCACTCCGCGGCGCCGTCGCACGAACAGAATCGTTGCAAATTCGCGCTCCTCGCGGTAGCCCCGCGTTACAATCGCGCGTGAGCCTCACTCCCGCCTTTCTCGACGAACTGCGCGCCCGCACCTCGCTGTCGGCGCTGCTCGGCAAGACGGTGAAGCTGACTCGCGCCGGGCGCGAGATGAAGGGGTGCTGCCCCTTCCACAACGAAAAGACGCCCAGCTTCTACGTCAACGACGACAAGGGCTTCTACCATTGCTTCGGCTGCTCGGCGCATGGCGATGCGATCCGCTGGCTGACCGATCACCAGGGCCTGCCGTTCATGGATGCGGTGAAGGAGCTGGCCGCCGCCGCCGGGATGGAGGTGCCCGCGCAGGACCGCCACGCCGCGCAGCGCGCCGAGCGGGCGAAGTCGCTCCACGACGTGATGCAGGCGGCGGCCGATTTCTTCGTCCAGCAGCTGGGCGGGATCGACGGGGCGGAGGCGCGCGCGCTGCTCGACCGGCGCGGCGTGTCGCCCGCCAGCGTCAAGGCGTTCGGGATCGGCTATGCGCCCAATTCTCGCACGCGGCTGCGCGCCGCGCTCAAGGATTTCGGCGATGCGATGCTCGTCGAGGCGGGGCTGCTGATCCAGGTCGAGGGGAAGGAACCCTACGACCGCTTTCGCGGCCGGCTGATGATCCCGATCCGCGATCCGCGCGGGCGCGTCATCGCGTTCGGCGGGCGCATCATCGGAGAAGGCGAGCCCAAGTATCTCAATTCGCCCGACACTCCGCTGTTCGACAAGGGGCGCACGCTCTACAATCTCGACCGCGCCGCCCCCGCCGCGCGCAAGGCCGACCGGCTGTTCGTGGTCGAGGGCTATATGGATGCGATCGCGCTGGCGCAGGGCGGCGTGGGCGAGGCGGTCGCCCCGCTGGGCACCGCGCTGACCGAGGCGCAGCTGGAGCGGCTGTGGCGCGTGGTCGACGTGCCGGTCCTGTGCCTCGACGGCGATGCCGCGGGGCAGAAGGCCGCGATCCGCGCCGCGCACCGCGCGCTGCCGATGCTGGCGCCGGGCCGCAGCCTCGCCTTCGTCACGCTGCCTGACGGACAGGACCCCGACGATCTGATGCGCGCCAAGGGCCCCGCCGCGTTCGAGACGCTGGTGCGCGAGGCGGAACCCTTGGTCGACCGGCTGTGGAAGCACGAACTGGCCGCCGAGCCGCTGGGCACGCCCGAGCAGCGCGCGGGGCTGAAGCGCCGCCTGTCGGAGCTGGCGCAGTCGATCGCCGACCCGTCGGTGAAGGGCGAGTATCAGGCCGAGTTCCGCCACCGCTTCGACGAGCAGTTCGCGCGCAACCGCGCCACGAACTTCCAGCAGCGCCAGCCCTTCTACCCGATGGCGCAGCGGCGCCCGGGGCAGAAGTGGACGCCCCCGCCCCCGCCCGTCACGGAGGACGCGAAGAAGCTGCGTGCCGCGGGCGGGATCGACCGCGTGCTGGCCAAGGCGGTGCTCGCCGGGCTGATCCGCCACCCCGCGGAGATCGCGCGGCATATGGAGGTGCTGGGCAGCCTGAAGCTGGCCGACGGCGCGCTGGGACGGTTGTTCGAGGCGGTGGTGGACGTGGCGCTGGAGGACCGGCGCGACGGCACGCTTGATAGCGGGCGCCTCGTCACCATATTGGCCCGGTCCGGTTTCGATACGGTCGCGCACGATCTCCTGAGAGCCGATACGATGCCTTACTCCTTCACGCGCGCCGATGGCGACACGAAGCAGGCATGTGAGGATCTCGACGAGGCGATCGCGATCCTCGTGACCCGGCCGGAGGTGGATGCGGCATTGGCGGAGGCCACCTCCGCGATGCAGGCGCGCTTCACCGACGAGGCGTTCGAACGGCAGGTGGCATTGGTGAACGAACAGCGGGCGCTGGACCAGCGCCTTGCAAATCTCGTGCAGGCGAACGAAGACGCCCGCGCGCTTGGACCTGAGGACGATTGATGGCGAAGATGAACGCTGGCGTGGCGGAAGATGGTGCAGAAACGACGGATGCCCCGCTGATCGATCTGAACGACGCGAACGTCAAGAAGCTGATCGCGCGGGCGAAGAAGCGCGGCTACATCACGTACGACCAGCTCAACGAGGCGCTGCCGCAGGACCAGATGTCCTCCGACCAGCTCGAGGACATCATGTCCGCGCTGAACGAGATGGGCGTCAATATCGTCGAGAACGAGGAAGCGGGCGAGGACGGCGAGACCGAGGAGCGCGCCGACGACGAGGAAGCGGAGTCGACCGACGCCGAGGCCGACGGTTCCGCCCCCGTCGTCGAGAAGAAGAAGGAGACGGTCGATCGCACCGACGATCCCGTCCGCATGTACCTGCGCGAGATGGGGGCGGTGGAGCTGCTGTCGCGCGAGGGCGAGATCGCGATCGCCAAGCGGATCGAGGCCGGTCGCGACACGATGATCCTGGGGCTGTGCGAAAGCCCGATCACGTTCAACGCCATCATCGACTGGTCCACCGCGCTGAACGAAGGCACGATGCAGCTGCGCGAGATCGTCGATCTCGACGCGATGCTGTCCAAGGGCCCGTCGGCCGAGCAGGTCGAGGGCGCCGAGGACGACAACGGCGAGATCAGCGCGTCCAACGCCGGCCCGCAGTTCAAGGAAGAGGAAGAGCCCGAGGAGGTCGCCGCCGACGACGAGGACGACATGACCGAGCGTCGTGC
The sequence above is drawn from the Sphingomonas adhaesiva genome and encodes:
- a CDS encoding GatB/YqeY domain-containing protein, encoding MIRDDIKQAQIAAMKAGDKETRAAIGLIQAAVKNRDIELRGGEARTGGAPADDDALVIEVLQKMVKQRRESIAMFEQGGRTELAAAEAAEVAVIERFLPAQMSEEETKAAIEAIKVELGAAGMKDMGRVMAELKARHATTLDMSKASGLVKAALS
- the carA gene encoding glutamine-hydrolyzing carbamoyl-phosphate synthase small subunit; its protein translation is MAEPDISRVPQPEGATGVVVLANGEVAWGRGFGAEGAAVGEVCFHTAMTGYQEIMTDPSFAGQIITFTFPHIGNVGANPDDVEADDPHALAMIVREDPTAPSSFRAMENLHGWMRRHTRIGLAGIDTRALTRRIRTGGAPNGVVAHSPEGRFDLPALLAMARDWPGLEGMDLAKDVTRETHGTWEGGIWRLGFGYGAADGGERPHVVAIDYGSKFNIFRNLVQAGAKVSVVPAQATFDEIMALNPDGIFLSNGPGDPAATGAYAVPVIRQLLDTKLPLFGICLGHQLLGLAVGAKTTKMFQGHRGANHPVKRLSDGAVEITSMNHGFAVERETLPQNARETHVSLFDGSNAGLELTDRPAFSVQYHPEASPGPQDSFYLFERFVGALHDGRRVSPPRG
- the dnaG gene encoding DNA primase; translation: MSLTPAFLDELRARTSLSALLGKTVKLTRAGREMKGCCPFHNEKTPSFYVNDDKGFYHCFGCSAHGDAIRWLTDHQGLPFMDAVKELAAAAGMEVPAQDRHAAQRAERAKSLHDVMQAAADFFVQQLGGIDGAEARALLDRRGVSPASVKAFGIGYAPNSRTRLRAALKDFGDAMLVEAGLLIQVEGKEPYDRFRGRLMIPIRDPRGRVIAFGGRIIGEGEPKYLNSPDTPLFDKGRTLYNLDRAAPAARKADRLFVVEGYMDAIALAQGGVGEAVAPLGTALTEAQLERLWRVVDVPVLCLDGDAAGQKAAIRAAHRALPMLAPGRSLAFVTLPDGQDPDDLMRAKGPAAFETLVREAEPLVDRLWKHELAAEPLGTPEQRAGLKRRLSELAQSIADPSVKGEYQAEFRHRFDEQFARNRATNFQQRQPFYPMAQRRPGQKWTPPPPPVTEDAKKLRAAGGIDRVLAKAVLAGLIRHPAEIARHMEVLGSLKLADGALGRLFEAVVDVALEDRRDGTLDSGRLVTILARSGFDTVAHDLLRADTMPYSFTRADGDTKQACEDLDEAIAILVTRPEVDAALAEATSAMQARFTDEAFERQVALVNEQRALDQRLANLVQANEDARALGPEDD
- a CDS encoding FitA-like ribbon-helix-helix domain-containing protein, with product MGSVTIRNLDDAVKRSARLEAARNGRSLEAELRALLERSYPPAANDRAAQVRAMSSDAFVEHLVRTANGASLETVERPRDDAADVFGAG
- a CDS encoding PIN domain-containing protein, which encodes MSSVLVDTNVWSELSRPHPDDRVCSWFAANLSTCMLSSIVLAEMRYGVALAEGQRRDTLDSFVSDIATRLADRIVDFDAEAAAVWGAMRARLQPSGTLIGECDMFIAAQAMARGVPLVTRNVSDMARTGAIIVNPWEG